A stretch of the Lolium perenne isolate Kyuss_39 chromosome 3, Kyuss_2.0, whole genome shotgun sequence genome encodes the following:
- the LOC127340544 gene encoding mitochondrial import inner membrane translocase subunit TIM17-2-like produces the protein MTLADIAYFVGEIVVVTFIGGSAFYFVKGTLRSSSEGSRLAGGVQAVVVNKPRVGRWAAWLGVEAAIEDGMRETRGVDDPLNVAVAWGAANALFSVHRGSRAAVREGLKGAVYGGAVWFVVSGLDAFMESRKVS, from the coding sequence ATGACGCTAGCGGACATCGCTTATTTCGTGGGCGAGATCGTCGTCGTCACCTTCATCGGCGGCTCCGCCTTCTACTTCGTCAAGGGCACTCTGCGGAGCTCCTCGGAGGGCAGCCGCCTCGCCGGCGGCGTCCAGGCGGTCGTCGTCAACAAGCCCCGCGTCGGCCGCTGGGCGGCCTGGCTGGGCGTTGAAGCAGCCATCGAGGACGGTATGCGGGAGACGCGCGGCGTCGATGACCCGTTGAATGTGGCCGTCGCGTGGGGCGCCGCCAACGCCCTCTTCTCCGTGCACCGGGGATCGCGCGCCGCCGTCCGCGAGGGGCTCAAGGGCGCCGTATACGGCGGGGCCGTGTGGTTCGTCGTCTCCGGCCTCGATGCCTTCATGGAGTCTCGCAAAGTTAGTTAG
- the LOC127346146 gene encoding uncharacterized protein: MARGRRTTTGRQKIEIWPIESEDARQVCFSKRRVGLFKKASELTILCGAEAAAVVFSPAGKAFSFGNPSVEAIFERFDPIGMVAGGGGAGAGGGAGEDINQLVADLNRQHDELTARLDAEKANKDQADAAMAMAKERSAPSPVAAWLEGYVRDKEEEELMEFEAALEVMQARANQELQDALNHSRDMAAKARSNMVPVTAPQQQPLGMGAAGNGGFDFDAGSSSSSANNGAEMDMQMQLMMTMTPPPPMLELDDMEIEMLLQGFDFTP, from the coding sequence ATGGCGCGTGGACGACGCACGACCACGGGCCGCCAGAAGATCGAGATCTGGCCGATCGAGAGCGAGGACGCGCGCCAGGTATGTTTCTCCAAGCGCCGCGTCGGGCTGTTCAAGAAGGCTAGCGAGCTGACAATCCTCTGCGGCGCGGAGGCGGCCGCCGTCGTCTTCTCCCCCGCCGGTAAGGCCTTCTCCTTCGGCAACCCGTCCGTCGAGGCCATCTTCGAGCGCTTCGATCCGATCGGGATGGTGGCCGGGGGAGGAGGtgccggtgccggcggcggcgccggagagGACATCAACCAGCTGGTGGCGGACCTGAACCGCCAGCACGATGAGCTGACTGCGCGGCTGGACGCGGAGAAGGCAAACAAAGATCAGGCCGACGCGGCCATGGCGATGGCGAAGGAGCGCTCTGCACCGAGCCCTGTTGCGGCGTGGCTGGAGGGCTACGTCCGcgacaaggaggaggaggagctgatGGAGTTCGAGGCGGCGCTGGAGGTGATGCAGGCGCGCGCAAACCAGGAGCTCCAGGACGCCCTCAACCACAGCCGCGACATGGCGGCCAAGGCCCGCTCCAACATGGTTCCTGTGACGGCACCGCAGCAGCAGCCCCTCGGCATGGGCGCCGCCGGCAATGGTGGGTTTGATTTCGATgcaggcagcagcagcagcagcgccaACAACGGCGCAGAGATGGATATGCAGATGCAGCTGATGATGACCATGACGCCCCCACCGCCGATGTTAGAATTGGACGACATGGAGATCGAGATGCTTCTGCAGGGGTTCGACTTCACCCCCTAG
- the LOC127346144 gene encoding photosystem I reaction center subunit XI, chloroplastic: MATAYAPPMASQLLKSNSSLVSSSKPRGLSGASLTTRRPRFVVKAIKADKPNYQVVQPINGDPFIGSLETPVTSSPLVAWYLSNLPAYRTAVSPLLRGIEVGLAHGYLLVGPFALTGPLRNTPVHGQAGALGAVGLVTILSVVLTMYGVASFDEGAPSTAPSLTLTGRKKEADKLQTAEGWAQFTGGFFFGGVSGAIWAYFLLYVLDLPYFFK, encoded by the exons ATGGCTACTGCGTATGCTCCTCCGATGGCGAGCCAGCTGCTGAAGAGCAACAGCAGCTTGGTCTCCTCCTCCAAGCCGAGGGGTCTGtccggtgcttcactcaccaccaggAGGCCCCGCTTCGTCGTCAAGGCTATCAAGGCTGACAAG CCAAACTACCAGGTGGTGCAGCCCATCAACGGCGACCCCTTCATCGGCAGCCTGGAGACGCCCGTCACCTCCAGCCCGCTCGTCGCCTGGTACCTCTCCAACCTCCCCGCCTACCGCACCGCCGTCAGCCCGCTCCTCCGCGGCATCGAGGTCGGCCTCGCCCACGGCTACCTCCTCGTCGGCCCCTTCGCGCTCACCGGCCCGCTCCGCAACACGCCCGTGCACGGCCAGGCCGGCGCGCTCGGCGCCGTGGGGCTCGTCACCATCCTCAGCGTCGTCCTCACCATGTACGGCGTCGCCTCCTTCGACGAGGGCGCGCCCTCCACCGCCCCCTCGCTCACCCTCACGGGCCGCAAGAAGGAGGCCGACAAGCTGCAGACCGCCGAAGGGTGGGCGCAGTTCACCGGCGGGTTCTTCttcggcggcgtctccggcgccATCTGGGCCTACTTCCTCCTCTACGTCCTCGACCTCCCATACTTCTTCAAGTAG
- the LOC127339008 gene encoding MADS-box transcription factor 3-like, with protein MAHRRTSIGRQKIEIRPIEREGARQVCFSKRRSGLFKKANELAIMCGVEVAAVVFSRAGNAFSFGHPSVEAVIQRFDPTGTDTGGAAEDNTLLVADLNRQHQELRAKLDAAKVKKDQVDAAMAMAKERCAGIPVAAWLEADVRDMGEEELMQFAAALQVVQAAVAARANQVLQDALNHGRAMAARNRSNMVPVTAPPQQLLGMGAGSYGWYDFGAGSSGNATNAAEMDMMQLMMMGMTPPPPPPQVFAVADLDQLLQQGFGFPGLY; from the coding sequence ATGGCGCATCGCCGCACGAGCATCGGCCGCCAGAAGATCGAGATCCGGCCGATCGAGAGGGAGGGGGCGCGCCAGGTCTGCTTCTCCAAGCGCCGCTCCGGCCTGTTCAAGAAGGCCAACGAGCTGGCAATCATGTGCGGCGTGGAGGTGGCCGCCGTCGTCTTCTCCCGCGCCGGCAACGCCTTCTCCTTCGGCCACCCCTCCGTCGAGGCCGTCATCCAGCGCTTCGACCCCACCGGCACGGATACCGGCGGCGCCGCAGAGGACAACACGCTGCTGGTGGCGGACCTGAACCGCCAGCACCAAGAGCTGCGCGCGAAGCTGGACGCGGCGAAGGTAAAGAAAGATCAGGTCGACGCGGCCATGGCGATGGCGAAGGAGCGCTGTGCGGGGATCCCCGTGGCGGCGTGGCTGGAGGCCGACGTGCGCGACATGGGGGAGGAGGAGCTGATGCAGTTCGCTGCGGCGCTGCAGGTGGTGCAGGCCGCCGTCGCCGCGCGCGCCAATCAGGTGCTCCAAGACGCCCTCAACCACGGCCGCGCCATGGCGGCCAGGAACCGCTCCAACATGGTTCCCGTGACGGCACCGCCGCAGCAGCTCCTCGGCATGGGCGCCGGCAGCTATGGTTGGTATGATTTCGGTGCAGGCAGCAGCGGTAACGCCACCAACGCCGCAGAGATGGATATGATGCAGCTGATGATGATGGgcatgacgccgccgccgccgccgccgcaggtgTTCGCCGTCGCCGACCTGGACCAGCTGCTTCAGCAGGGGTTCGGATTCCCCGGCCTCTACTGA